In one Gopherus evgoodei ecotype Sinaloan lineage chromosome 1, rGopEvg1_v1.p, whole genome shotgun sequence genomic region, the following are encoded:
- the NOL12 gene encoding nucleolar protein 12, whose amino-acid sequence MGRKKKGGSGAGLRRAVIFDEDSRREYLTGFHKRKVERRKVAVEEIKRKLKEEQRKMKEERRKEYLKMLTERQEALDEADELEHLVTSRTESVSIDHPNHTVTVTTISDLDLSGARQLGLSSSGGGGSGSEEKETSCGFTSTLPKKSGDPFLSQRISSLTASLHARIRKKPKGKQLRCGQDPHKKTQKPSARRTSKSQRRKLTGKRECNQD is encoded by the exons ATGGGCCGCAAGAAGAAGGGGGGTAGCGGCGCGGGGCTCCGGCGGGCGGTGATCTTCGATGAGGACAGTCGGCG GGAGTACCTGACTGGGTTCCACAAGCGGAAAGTGGAGAGGCGGAAAGTGGCGGTGGAGGAGATCAAACGAAAATTGAAAGAGGAGCAAAGGAAGATGAAAGAGGAG CGGCGCAAGGAGTACCTGAAAATGCTGACAGAGAGACAAGAAGCCCTAG ATGAGGCTGATGAGTTGGAACATTTGGTGACATCCCGAACAGAGTCTGTGAGCATTGATCACCCAAACCACACTGTAACAGTGACTACCATCAGTGACCTGGACCTCTCAGGAGCACGCCAGCTAGGACTCAGCTCCTCTGGG GGAGGAGGTAGTGGATCAGAAGAAAAGGAAACGTCGTGCGGATtcacaagcacattgcccaagaagTCTGGAGATCCCTTCCTGTCCCAGAG GATCTCTTCACTCACTGCCTCGCTGCACGCACGCATCCGGAAGAAGCCCAAGGGAAAGCAGCTCAGGTGTGGCCAAGACCCACACAAGAAAACCCAGAAACCTAGTGCTAGACGAACCAGCAAGTCCCAGCGCCGGAAACTGACTGGCAAAAGAGAGTGCAACCAAGACTGA